The following proteins come from a genomic window of Phnomibacter ginsenosidimutans:
- a CDS encoding TlpA family protein disulfide reductase, with product MVKLHLSDSDFAKLHDKYVYLGYNSVGIVDSVLVKQKTLQLDPNKREISYHELYSVRYWDEKNGYKYLRPVGFQSPYANTPIIFSSFLIEDNAIEIEPVVDQQDSQEHSSFKGSKKNEVIFKRIELEYSTSTEKLERKSIIDKNIHKIERYPNSGNLLYALYMYRAQFTVDELKTQVASFERTKETLPLIELLEAYYPYAGNINKVYPTGLQVIDPKGQLQSIMPKNNYHVLVFWASWCGPCRAEIPSLKALYSKYQQKGLSMTSISVDKNNNDWQKALQQEQMPWPQYVSNGPYRKQLEQFFTVSSIPKTVLFAPDGKMIEMYEGYPNRLGEVLDSVYAQ from the coding sequence TTGGTAAAGCTGCATCTTTCTGATTCGGATTTTGCCAAACTGCATGATAAATATGTCTATTTGGGATATAACAGTGTCGGTATCGTAGACTCTGTCCTCGTCAAACAAAAGACGTTGCAATTAGATCCTAACAAAAGAGAAATTAGTTACCATGAACTTTACTCTGTAAGGTATTGGGATGAAAAAAATGGCTATAAGTATTTGCGGCCTGTTGGTTTTCAATCGCCATATGCTAACACGCCGATTATTTTCAGCTCCTTTCTGATTGAAGATAATGCCATTGAAATAGAGCCAGTAGTAGATCAGCAAGACAGCCAGGAGCACAGCTCATTTAAAGGCAGCAAGAAGAATGAGGTAATTTTTAAAAGGATAGAGCTTGAGTATAGTACAAGTACTGAAAAACTTGAGCGGAAATCGATAATAGACAAGAACATACACAAGATTGAACGCTATCCCAATAGTGGAAATCTGCTATATGCTCTCTACATGTACAGAGCACAGTTTACGGTAGATGAATTGAAAACTCAGGTGGCATCCTTTGAGCGAACAAAGGAAACATTACCGCTGATTGAATTACTGGAAGCCTATTACCCTTATGCAGGCAACATCAATAAGGTATATCCAACAGGGTTACAGGTAATTGATCCCAAGGGGCAGTTGCAGTCAATAATGCCTAAAAACAACTATCATGTATTGGTGTTTTGGGCCAGTTGGTGTGGGCCCTGTCGTGCAGAAATACCTTCACTCAAAGCATTATACAGCAAGTATCAGCAGAAGGGCTTGTCCATGACCAGCATCTCCGTAGATAAGAACAACAACGACTGGCAAAAAGCCTTACAACAAGAGCAAATGCCCTGGCCACAATACGTTTCCAATGGCCCTTATCGTAAACAATTAGAACAATTTTTTACCGTTTCTTCCATACCCAAAACAGTGCTGTTTGCACCCGATGGTAAGATGATAGAAATGTATGAAGGCTATCCAAATCGTTTGGGCGAGGTATTGGATTCTGTGTATGCGCAGTAG
- a CDS encoding TlpA family protein disulfide reductase: MTLQVFFKGFTTVSAVQLRIHEPTIYAPVVDTIPINLSNNQFTYTTSIQNKTVHAQLTWNYGSKKGYRYFLLQEGDNVVSLGFVNGKIQFRKNQSAIDSLQKKFDKLQGISLQPTILNQRLKLATANPTNFASLLELAHSSRYVHMISADSMIMMLSKLDNSLQQSPLGVELKAAVERRKLTYRKSIFPSVMFENEAGNIVDIRSYPNQHYLIAFGATWCGPCKALLPKAKAIASEYPAQQLNVIYINLDDDKVKWKQMINDFGISNWIHLTDTVKMNKSPITKQFSIAAIPQYMLVDASWNILYNSMQDQDGDLDKVSGLLKKIFGR; encoded by the coding sequence ATGACCTTACAAGTATTCTTCAAAGGTTTTACAACAGTTTCAGCTGTTCAATTACGCATTCATGAACCTACTATATATGCGCCGGTTGTTGATACAATTCCAATCAATCTTTCCAATAATCAATTCACTTATACAACAAGCATTCAAAATAAAACCGTACATGCACAACTAACCTGGAACTATGGTAGTAAAAAAGGATACAGGTATTTTTTGTTGCAAGAAGGCGACAATGTTGTTTCCTTGGGTTTCGTCAATGGCAAAATACAATTCCGGAAGAACCAGTCAGCCATTGATTCTTTACAAAAGAAGTTTGACAAACTGCAGGGTATAAGCTTGCAGCCAACTATACTGAACCAAAGATTAAAATTGGCAACCGCAAATCCGACAAATTTTGCCAGCTTACTGGAACTTGCACATAGCAGTCGGTATGTCCACATGATTTCTGCGGATTCAATGATAATGATGCTTTCGAAATTGGACAATTCGCTACAGCAATCACCCCTTGGTGTAGAGCTGAAGGCCGCAGTAGAAAGGAGAAAACTCACTTATAGGAAAAGTATTTTTCCATCGGTTATGTTTGAGAATGAGGCAGGGAACATAGTAGATATACGTAGTTATCCCAACCAACATTATCTTATTGCATTTGGCGCTACCTGGTGCGGACCATGTAAAGCATTATTGCCCAAAGCCAAAGCAATAGCATCTGAATATCCTGCTCAACAACTCAATGTCATTTATATCAATCTGGATGATGACAAAGTGAAGTGGAAGCAGATGATAAATGACTTCGGAATTTCCAACTGGATACACTTGACGGATACAGTGAAAATGAACAAGAGTCCAATAACAAAACAATTTTCTATTGCTGCCATTCCGCAATACATGCTTGTTGATGCGTCATGGAATATTTTATACAATTCTATGCAGGATCAAGATGGTGATTTGGACAAGGTTTCGGGCCTTTTGAAAAAGATATTTGGAAGATAG
- a CDS encoding YdeI/OmpD-associated family protein, with amino-acid sequence MKTDARVDAYIQKAQPFAQPILQHLRSLVHRVCPTAEETMKWSFPHFMYKGDMLCSMASFKQHAVFGFWKAPLMKDPVLQQTAASEVAMGHLGRLTSLQDLPSDAQLTNWIKEAMALNDQGIKLAKKPAEKAPVQVPAYITEAMQQQPQALAVWEAFAPSHRKEYVQWITEAKTEATRQKRLAQTIEWVAAGKGRNWQYEKKAH; translated from the coding sequence ATGAAAACCGATGCCCGGGTAGATGCCTACATCCAGAAAGCGCAGCCCTTTGCACAGCCCATACTGCAGCACCTGCGGAGCCTGGTGCACCGGGTATGCCCCACGGCCGAAGAAACCATGAAATGGAGCTTCCCGCATTTTATGTACAAAGGCGATATGCTCTGCAGCATGGCCTCGTTTAAGCAGCATGCCGTGTTTGGTTTTTGGAAAGCCCCGCTCATGAAAGATCCGGTGCTGCAGCAAACGGCGGCATCCGAAGTAGCCATGGGCCATTTGGGCCGCCTCACTTCCCTGCAAGACCTGCCCTCCGATGCTCAACTCACCAATTGGATAAAGGAAGCGATGGCACTGAATGACCAAGGCATCAAGCTGGCCAAAAAGCCTGCCGAAAAAGCGCCGGTACAAGTGCCCGCTTACATCACCGAAGCCATGCAGCAACAACCACAGGCACTGGCCGTATGGGAAGCTTTTGCCCCCAGCCATCGCAAAGAATATGTGCAGTGGATTACCGAAGCCAAAACGGAAGCTACCCGCCAAAAGCGCCTGGCACAAACCATTGAATGGGTAGCTGCTGGCAAGGGCCGCAACTGGCAGTACGAAAAGAAAGCCCATTAA
- a CDS encoding zinc ribbon domain-containing protein gives MEYNSCQSCGIPFDRAAGKGTNADGTANNMYCSYCFTNGAFVQPDWTAEDMRQYANKKLQQKGIPSFLADMLTSGIPKLERWNPKSQD, from the coding sequence ATGGAGTATAATAGTTGTCAGAGTTGTGGTATACCGTTCGACAGGGCGGCAGGTAAGGGCACCAATGCCGATGGCACAGCAAACAATATGTATTGCAGCTATTGCTTTACCAACGGTGCTTTTGTACAACCCGACTGGACGGCAGAAGACATGCGCCAGTATGCCAACAAAAAACTACAGCAAAAAGGCATCCCATCTTTCTTAGCCGACATGCTCACCAGCGGTATACCCAAACTGGAACGCTGGAACCCAAAAAGTCAGGATTAA
- a CDS encoding DUF4411 family protein, which yields MPTPTYIIDTSCLTQAHRIYYPYDIAPSFWDFMKQHIVNGDFVLIDKVTDEIAKGKDDLANWMHTQIPSSLLVNCDANQTIISHYGSLMVWGNGHAQYTTLAKSEFSEFDNADPFIVATALAKSAIAVSQEASAPLAKKSIKLPDVCAEFRVPHIDTFTLLRTFGFTM from the coding sequence ATGCCAACGCCAACCTATATAATTGACACGAGTTGTTTAACACAGGCACACCGCATATATTATCCATATGACATTGCTCCCAGTTTTTGGGATTTTATGAAACAGCATATTGTAAATGGAGATTTCGTACTGATTGATAAGGTCACCGATGAAATTGCGAAAGGAAAAGATGATTTAGCGAATTGGATGCATACACAAATACCATCTTCACTTTTGGTAAATTGTGATGCTAATCAAACTATAATTTCTCACTATGGTTCTTTAATGGTTTGGGGAAATGGTCATGCACAATACACGACGCTGGCAAAAAGTGAATTTTCAGAATTCGATAATGCGGATCCATTTATAGTGGCAACAGCACTTGCAAAATCAGCTATCGCTGTGAGTCAGGAAGCCTCCGCACCCTTAGCAAAGAAAAGCATTAAGCTTCCTGATGTGTGTGCAGAATTTAGGGTACCGCATATTGATACATTTACATTGTTAAGAACATTTGGATTTACCATGTAA
- a CDS encoding ImmA/IrrE family metallo-endopeptidase has product MKVYPSINTTLLSQAAATADARLWVKFPSLQKWIDGQAQPTVRQLADFAKTVHIPFGFFFLQQLPERKNTVPLFRSGSKTPHFDYSFELSETINSIQRRQDWLVEYLRSEQQEELPFVGRFTVTNTYIEIANDIRKELKLPLNWSQFLSDKYTALKYLIKKAEDAGMYVAINGVIGNSNKNLNPEEFKGFVLSSKYAPYIFINGKDYPAAKLFTFMHELAHIWLDKSAALDIERFMPANTETERLCDAVAAELLVAETVLTTEWKKVANRDDHLDYLERFFKVSKIVIARRLLDLGIYSKPQFFGFYNAYKAFWDKKKEENGGGGSFYANQPYRVGIKFFDTVNAAAASGKLLYTDAYKLTNLYGSTFTKFKSHLES; this is encoded by the coding sequence ATGAAGGTTTATCCATCCATAAATACCACACTTTTAAGCCAAGCCGCAGCAACGGCAGATGCAAGATTGTGGGTTAAATTTCCTTCTCTACAAAAATGGATTGACGGTCAGGCTCAGCCAACTGTGAGACAATTAGCTGATTTCGCTAAAACAGTGCATATACCTTTTGGCTTTTTCTTTTTGCAACAACTCCCAGAAAGAAAAAATACAGTTCCGCTTTTCAGATCCGGCAGCAAAACGCCTCATTTCGATTACAGCTTCGAATTAAGCGAAACCATTAATAGTATACAACGGCGGCAGGATTGGTTGGTAGAATATTTACGAAGTGAACAACAGGAAGAGCTTCCCTTTGTAGGGAGATTTACTGTTACAAACACTTATATTGAAATTGCCAACGATATACGTAAAGAACTGAAGTTACCCCTAAATTGGTCTCAGTTTCTTTCTGATAAGTATACGGCCTTAAAGTACCTTATAAAAAAAGCTGAGGACGCAGGCATGTATGTTGCGATAAACGGAGTAATTGGTAATTCCAATAAAAACCTCAATCCTGAGGAATTTAAAGGATTCGTATTAAGCAGTAAATATGCTCCTTACATATTCATTAATGGCAAAGATTATCCTGCTGCGAAACTTTTCACGTTTATGCATGAGCTGGCTCATATCTGGCTCGACAAATCTGCAGCATTGGATATTGAACGTTTTATGCCGGCAAATACAGAAACTGAGAGGCTGTGTGATGCGGTAGCTGCTGAATTACTTGTAGCCGAAACAGTTCTTACCACAGAATGGAAGAAGGTGGCTAACCGTGATGATCATCTGGATTACTTAGAACGTTTTTTTAAAGTAAGTAAAATAGTGATTGCACGAAGATTGCTCGATTTAGGTATTTATTCTAAACCTCAATTCTTCGGGTTTTACAATGCTTACAAAGCATTTTGGGACAAAAAGAAAGAAGAAAATGGTGGAGGAGGAAGTTTTTATGCAAACCAGCCTTATCGTGTTGGTATTAAATTTTTTGACACAGTAAATGCTGCTGCTGCATCTGGCAAACTTTTATATACAGACGCATATAAACTTACAAACCTTTATGGGTCTACGTTTACCAAATTCAAAAGCCACCTTGAAAGTTAA
- a CDS encoding MIP/aquaporin family protein, with protein sequence MQAIVYEFIGTALIILLGNGVVANTSLQKTYAGGAGWIVITFGWAMAVFTGVYVSAAESGAHLNPAVTLALAYLGKFAWSKVGGYLLAQIAGAFTGSLLVWLTYKKQYDASTDAGAIKATFCTAPAVRSFGWNMLTEMIGTFALVFGVLHIASPASSLGALDALPVALLVLGIGLSLGGATGYAINPARDLGPRIAHMLLPIQHKGSSDWGYALVPIVGPVLGSALAAMAYHLLHMP encoded by the coding sequence ATGCAAGCCATCGTGTACGAGTTCATTGGAACAGCACTCATTATTTTATTGGGCAATGGTGTAGTTGCCAATACTTCTTTGCAAAAAACCTACGCCGGCGGTGCCGGTTGGATTGTCATCACATTTGGTTGGGCCATGGCCGTGTTTACCGGTGTGTATGTAAGTGCTGCCGAAAGCGGAGCCCACCTCAACCCGGCTGTTACTTTGGCGTTGGCGTATTTAGGCAAGTTTGCCTGGAGCAAGGTGGGCGGCTACCTGCTGGCACAAATAGCCGGAGCGTTTACCGGTTCGCTGCTGGTGTGGCTCACCTATAAAAAACAATACGATGCCAGCACCGATGCCGGTGCCATCAAAGCTACCTTTTGCACCGCCCCTGCAGTTCGTAGTTTCGGGTGGAACATGCTTACCGAAATGATCGGCACGTTTGCCCTCGTGTTTGGTGTGCTACACATTGCATCGCCCGCCAGCAGCCTCGGTGCCCTCGATGCCTTGCCTGTTGCTTTACTCGTGTTGGGTATTGGTCTGAGCCTCGGTGGTGCCACCGGCTATGCCATCAACCCCGCCCGTGATTTAGGGCCACGCATTGCCCACATGCTGTTGCCCATTCAACACAAAGGCAGCAGCGACTGGGGCTATGCACTGGTGCCGATTGTGGGGCCTGTACTGGGTAGTGCATTGGCGGCCATGGCGTATCATTTGCTGCACATGCCGTAG
- a CDS encoding DsbA family protein, translating to MKPLIVYCYDAYCGWCYGFSPVIKKAFENLRDQIDFEVLSGGMIPADSPVPIEKMAGYIAGAYKNVEELTGIQFGEDYLWHINNPDLSDWVMSSEKPAIALSVFKEYYPADAVLFAADLQYALHYEGRDLCDDEAYRHLLHKYNIDADEFYSKLKSEEYKEKAYYDMALCKQLQVTGFPAVLMQVSDGKFYLIARGYTSFEDLTQRIANVLAEQTSTD from the coding sequence ATGAAGCCATTGATTGTTTATTGCTACGATGCCTACTGCGGCTGGTGCTACGGGTTTAGCCCCGTTATCAAAAAAGCATTTGAAAACCTTCGGGACCAAATTGATTTTGAAGTGCTGAGCGGCGGCATGATACCTGCGGACAGCCCAGTGCCCATTGAAAAAATGGCAGGCTATATTGCCGGGGCCTACAAAAATGTAGAAGAGCTCACAGGCATTCAGTTTGGCGAAGATTATCTGTGGCACATCAATAACCCCGACTTGAGCGACTGGGTGATGAGCAGTGAAAAACCCGCTATTGCGCTGAGTGTTTTCAAAGAATATTACCCGGCAGATGCGGTGCTGTTTGCCGCCGACTTGCAATACGCCCTGCACTACGAAGGCCGCGACCTCTGCGACGACGAAGCCTACCGGCATTTGCTGCATAAATACAATATCGATGCAGATGAATTTTACAGCAAACTGAAAAGCGAGGAGTACAAAGAGAAAGCCTACTACGACATGGCGCTGTGCAAGCAGTTGCAGGTCACTGGTTTTCCGGCGGTGCTCATGCAGGTAAGCGATGGCAAGTTTTATCTCATTGCCCGTGGCTACACCAGCTTCGAAGATTTGACGCAACGCATTGCCAACGTGCTGGCCGAGCAGACATCGACCGATTGA
- a CDS encoding 1-phosphofructokinase family hexose kinase: MIVTVTLNPCIDKSSKVEKMKPESKLRCAEVVHEPGGGGINVSKALKKLDTASFALFPAGGHNGAMLQSLLKKDGLLHHAVNTEVETRENWIVLETSTNNQFRFTFPGLSVEEKAIVALIDDIKAFAPTYIVASGSLPPGLPPYFYGLIVKTANALGAKCIVDTSGEALEALRGRNAFLIKPNIGELCKLLGKDYIDKADVPHAARQVLHDGFAEMAAVSMGPLGAWLVTKSEQFFAPAPEVPKRSTVGAGDSMVAGITYMLQKGGNLLDAISMGVACGSAATMNEGSQLFNAEDAFRLYHEVRQNV, translated from the coding sequence ATGATAGTCACTGTTACACTCAATCCTTGCATCGACAAGAGCTCGAAAGTGGAGAAGATGAAGCCCGAAAGCAAGCTGCGCTGTGCCGAAGTGGTACACGAGCCCGGCGGCGGCGGCATCAATGTGAGCAAGGCACTCAAAAAACTCGACACGGCATCTTTTGCTTTGTTTCCGGCAGGTGGCCACAACGGCGCCATGCTGCAAAGCCTGCTCAAAAAAGATGGCCTGCTGCACCATGCCGTAAACACCGAGGTAGAAACCCGTGAAAACTGGATAGTGTTGGAAACATCTACCAACAACCAGTTTCGGTTTACGTTTCCGGGTTTGTCGGTAGAAGAAAAAGCCATTGTAGCCCTTATCGACGATATCAAAGCTTTTGCCCCCACCTACATTGTTGCCAGTGGTAGTTTGCCGCCGGGGCTGCCGCCGTATTTCTATGGCCTCATTGTAAAAACGGCCAATGCCCTGGGTGCCAAATGCATTGTGGACACTTCTGGCGAAGCACTCGAAGCACTACGGGGCCGCAATGCCTTTCTCATCAAACCCAACATTGGCGAACTCTGCAAGTTGCTAGGTAAAGACTACATCGACAAGGCGGATGTGCCTCATGCCGCACGGCAGGTATTGCACGATGGTTTTGCAGAAATGGCTGCTGTGTCCATGGGTCCGCTGGGTGCCTGGCTGGTGACCAAAAGCGAACAGTTTTTTGCCCCCGCCCCCGAAGTGCCCAAGCGCAGTACCGTAGGTGCCGGCGACAGCATGGTGGCAGGCATCACCTACATGTTGCAAAAAGGCGGCAACCTGCTCGATGCCATCAGCATGGGCGTGGCATGCGGCTCGGCAGCTACAATGAATGAAGGATCACAACTCTTCAATGCTGAAGATGCCTTCCGGCTGTACCACGAGGTTAGGCAAAACGTATAA
- a CDS encoding serine hydrolase, which translates to MVACGAVLLAAAQKNDKALEEALLKMTQGFKGDIGFYIKNLKTGKVASYNADTVFPTASIVKVPILVGILDKLEKGELNYHDQLTYADSLYYAGVDILGSFKDGEKIELSKVIMLMCTTSDNTASLWLQQLAGTGTRINQLMDELRLPNTKVNSRTPGREEIRKQYGWGQTTPAEMATLFEKMLQREVINGHASDKMMRILGRNYWDEEGLSKIPPGVFVASKNGAVDASRSEVMYVNGHKTPYIFAVFTKNNEDRSWEPTNEAWELTRRMSDFVWTYFNAE; encoded by the coding sequence TTGGTAGCATGCGGTGCCGTATTGCTGGCTGCCGCTCAAAAAAATGACAAGGCGCTGGAAGAAGCCCTGCTGAAAATGACGCAAGGTTTCAAAGGCGACATCGGCTTTTACATCAAAAACCTGAAGACCGGCAAAGTAGCCAGTTACAACGCCGATACGGTGTTTCCCACGGCCAGTATTGTAAAAGTGCCCATACTGGTAGGCATACTCGACAAGCTGGAAAAAGGCGAACTCAATTACCACGATCAACTGACTTATGCCGACTCGCTGTACTATGCCGGCGTAGATATTTTGGGCTCGTTTAAAGACGGCGAAAAAATTGAACTCAGCAAGGTCATCATGCTCATGTGTACCACCAGCGACAACACCGCCAGCCTGTGGTTGCAACAACTAGCAGGCACGGGCACCCGCATCAACCAACTGATGGATGAACTGCGCCTGCCCAACACCAAGGTAAACAGCCGCACCCCCGGCCGCGAAGAAATCCGCAAGCAATATGGCTGGGGCCAAACCACCCCTGCAGAAATGGCCACGCTGTTTGAAAAAATGCTGCAACGGGAAGTAATCAACGGCCATGCCAGCGATAAAATGATGCGGATACTGGGCCGCAATTATTGGGACGAAGAAGGCCTGAGCAAAATTCCGCCCGGTGTATTTGTGGCCAGTAAAAACGGCGCTGTAGATGCCAGCCGCAGCGAAGTGATGTATGTAAACGGTCATAAGACGCCTTACATTTTTGCGGTATTTACCAAAAACAACGAAGACCGCAGCTGGGAACCTACCAACGAAGCCTGGGAACTGACCCGCCGGATGAGTGATTTTGTGTGGACGTATTTCAATGCCGAATAA
- a CDS encoding DUF4918 family protein — MKWNERVLNFIQQLQPPQVPPPYEVLYPFADADVLQACRQFYKKYYADAAPRYIMIGINPGRLGAGITGVPFTDPIRLKDSCGIANPWPRKPELSSIFMYEMMEAFGGVAAFYRQLYISSISPLGFVADGKNVNYYDDRLLAEAVLPFAQQCLDTQLSWPVQRSVAFA; from the coding sequence ATGAAGTGGAACGAAAGGGTACTCAACTTTATACAACAGTTACAACCGCCGCAGGTACCGCCGCCCTACGAAGTGCTGTACCCCTTTGCCGATGCTGATGTGCTGCAGGCCTGCCGGCAGTTTTACAAAAAATACTATGCCGATGCGGCGCCCCGCTACATCATGATTGGCATCAACCCCGGCAGGTTGGGAGCAGGCATAACGGGTGTACCCTTCACCGATCCCATCCGGCTGAAAGACAGCTGCGGCATTGCCAACCCCTGGCCCCGCAAGCCGGAGCTCAGCTCCATTTTTATGTATGAAATGATGGAGGCTTTTGGCGGCGTGGCTGCTTTTTACCGGCAGCTGTACATCAGCTCCATCAGTCCGCTGGGCTTTGTAGCCGATGGCAAAAATGTGAATTACTACGACGACCGCCTGCTGGCCGAAGCCGTGCTGCCTTTTGCGCAGCAATGCCTTGATACCCAACTGAGCTGGCCCGTGCAGCGCAGCGTGGCCTTTGCATAG
- a CDS encoding RNA polymerase sigma factor, translating into MTEREYNECVKQYADNVYRFIVKNLRHTEDAQDVVQSAFEKLWANRDNVDPLKAKSYLFTIAYNQMMDHLRKVKRMNYKEEIPEGALGTGDQPKLYLKKALENALATLNETQRSLVMLKDYEGYSYEEIGKIMDLNESQVKVYLHRARVQLRNYLVRIENVV; encoded by the coding sequence ATGACCGAAAGAGAGTACAATGAATGTGTAAAGCAATACGCCGACAACGTGTATCGGTTTATTGTCAAAAACCTTCGGCATACCGAAGACGCACAGGATGTGGTGCAGAGTGCTTTTGAAAAGCTGTGGGCCAACCGCGATAATGTGGATCCGCTGAAGGCCAAGTCCTACCTCTTTACCATTGCCTACAACCAAATGATGGATCATTTGCGCAAGGTGAAGCGGATGAACTACAAAGAGGAAATTCCGGAAGGAGCCCTCGGCACCGGCGACCAGCCCAAGCTGTATTTGAAAAAGGCCTTGGAAAATGCGCTGGCCACCCTCAACGAAACACAGCGTAGCCTGGTAATGCTGAAAGATTACGAAGGCTACAGCTACGAAGAAATAGGTAAGATTATGGACCTGAACGAAAGCCAGGTAAAAGTGTACCTGCACCGGGCAAGGGTGCAGCTCCGCAACTATCTCGTACGCATCGAAAACGTAGTATAA
- a CDS encoding outer membrane beta-barrel protein — protein sequence MKTMLLAAACTTAALASYGQSDSTRTETADTIRVGNMTIIKKKDGSTNTVETNGGNTVRWSSGKKKPKRVSTNWMTLDLGFSNFTDNTNYGSAAAQAYARPAAGAPAFSGSDFNLRNGKSVNVNLWIVRQRAGITKNRVLNVSYGLMLELNNYRFDTDLKTTYVKGSDPHVFRDNKTFEKNKLALDYVTVPLMIGIDTKPNGGGFSLSAGVSAGYLYSSRNKQISNEAGKQKIKGNFDIEPWKFQYVGEIGLGPILLYGSYAPKSMYKSGLDHAPYNIGLRFGDWDQW from the coding sequence ATGAAGACAATGTTACTCGCAGCGGCCTGCACTACAGCCGCATTGGCAAGCTATGGCCAATCAGACAGCACACGCACCGAAACCGCGGATACCATCCGGGTAGGCAACATGACCATTATTAAAAAGAAAGACGGGAGTACCAACACCGTAGAAACAAACGGTGGCAATACCGTTCGCTGGAGTTCTGGCAAAAAGAAACCCAAGCGTGTAAGCACCAACTGGATGACGTTGGATTTGGGTTTCTCCAATTTTACCGACAATACCAACTATGGTAGTGCAGCGGCACAGGCCTATGCTCGTCCGGCAGCGGGTGCGCCAGCATTCAGCGGCAGCGATTTTAACCTCCGCAATGGTAAAAGTGTAAACGTAAACCTGTGGATTGTGCGCCAGCGGGCCGGCATTACCAAAAACCGGGTGCTGAATGTATCCTACGGTTTAATGCTAGAGCTGAACAACTATCGCTTTGATACAGACCTGAAAACGACTTACGTAAAAGGTAGCGACCCGCATGTTTTTCGTGACAACAAAACCTTTGAAAAAAACAAACTGGCGCTGGATTATGTAACCGTGCCGCTGATGATAGGTATAGATACCAAACCCAACGGTGGTGGCTTTAGCCTGAGTGCAGGTGTAAGTGCCGGTTACCTCTACAGCAGCCGCAACAAGCAAATAAGCAACGAAGCCGGCAAGCAAAAAATCAAAGGCAACTTTGATATTGAACCCTGGAAATTTCAATACGTAGGAGAAATTGGCCTCGGACCTATTTTGCTCTACGGTAGCTATGCACCCAAGAGCATGTACAAATCTGGTTTGGATCATGCACCCTACAACATTGGCCTGCGCTTTGGCGACTGGGATCAGTGGTAG
- a CDS encoding DUF2202 domain-containing protein — MTRQFPVSLLAAMLVLLVACAKTDGVKANPGKNSAVMNAQIMALPAEPLSAFEQASLLHMREEEKLARDVYQALYAKWGLQQFSNIAASEQRHMDAVLSLLNKYNLTDPAANKQPGEFADAGLQQLYNKLVADGLQSANAALTVGATIEDLDLFDLAVAIEKSDNQDIDMVYGNLAKGSRNHMRAFNRGLQSSGITYVPQYISQTVFDSIINSAQERGMQ; from the coding sequence ATGACACGCCAATTTCCCGTTTCCCTGCTTGCTGCTATGCTGGTTCTGTTGGTTGCCTGTGCCAAAACCGATGGGGTAAAAGCCAACCCCGGAAAAAATTCGGCTGTAATGAATGCGCAAATCATGGCTTTGCCCGCAGAGCCGTTGAGTGCCTTTGAGCAAGCAAGTTTGCTGCACATGCGGGAAGAAGAAAAACTGGCCCGGGATGTGTATCAGGCACTGTATGCCAAGTGGGGCCTGCAGCAGTTTAGCAATATTGCCGCCAGCGAACAGCGCCACATGGATGCGGTACTGAGTTTGCTCAACAAGTACAACCTGACCGACCCTGCAGCCAACAAACAACCCGGCGAATTTGCAGATGCTGGTTTGCAACAGCTCTACAACAAACTGGTGGCTGATGGTTTGCAAAGCGCCAATGCTGCACTCACTGTTGGTGCTACCATTGAAGATCTTGATTTGTTTGACCTGGCCGTAGCCATTGAAAAATCAGACAACCAAGATATAGACATGGTGTATGGCAATTTGGCGAAAGGAAGCCGCAACCACATGCGGGCCTTCAACCGCGGCCTGCAGAGCAGCGGCATTACGTATGTGCCGCAATACATTTCGCAAACTGTATTTGATAGCATCATCAACAGTGCTCAGGAGCGGGGTATGCAATAA